Sequence from the Streptomyces puniciscabiei genome:
CTCCGCGACGGCCTGTACGCCGACGGTTCGTTCGTCCAGCACACCACCGTGCCGTACACCGGCTCCTACGGCTCGGTCATGCTCGGCGGACTCGGGCTGCTGTTCGCGCTGCTGGCGGGGTCCAGCTGGGAGGTGACGGACCCGAACCGGCAGATCGTGTTCGACGCGGTGGAGCACGCCTGGGCGCCGTTCCTGCACAACGGTCTGATGATGGACGGCGTCGCGGGCCGGGCGATCAGCCGCGGGCTCTCGGCGGCGGACCCCCAGCAGGTCCAGCAGGACGACCATCTGCGCGGCCATCCGATCCTCGGCTCGATCGTGCTGCTCGGGCAGGGCGCGAGCGCGGCCGAGAACGCACGCTGGCGTGCTCTGGTGAAGGGCTGGATGCAGCGCGACCACTACAGCCCGCCGCTCGCCGACCCGGTGCTGAGCCTGCCGCATCTGGCCCGGCTCAAGGGGGTGCAGGACGACGGGTCGGTGACGGCGCTGGCCGAGCCGGCCGGGCACCGGCTGTTCCCGTCCATGGCGCGGGCCACGCACCGCGGATCCGGCTGGGCGGCCTCGGTGAGCATGGCGAACAAGAGGATCACCTACTACGAGACCGGCAACGGCGAGAACCTGCGCGGCTGGCACACCGGGGCCGGGATGCTCTACTGGTGGGGGGACACCTTCGCCAACGGGCAGTACAGCGACGCCTTCTGGCCCACCGTCGACCCTTACCGGCTGCCCGGTACGACCGTCTCGCGCAAGGCGCTGGCCGACCAGGCCGGCGGGGACTGGGGCGCCTCGATGCCGGACGTGAACTGGGTGGGCGGCGCGACGGACGGACACCGGGCGGCCGTCGGGCAGTACCTCAAGGGCCTGCAGTCGACGCTCGTGGCGAAGAAGTCGTGGTTCTTCCTGGACGACACGGTCGTCTGTCTCGGCGCGGGCATCACCTGCACCGACGGCACGGCCGTGGAGACCACGGTCGAGAACCGCAACCTCGGCCCCACCGGCGGCGCCCCCTTCACCGTCGACGGCACGGTCCAGCCCGCCTCCTACCCCTGGTGGGCGACGCTCGCCGGGGCGAAGTGGGCGCACATCGGCGGGCACGGCGGCTATGTCTTCCCCGGCGGGGCGACGGTACGGGCGCTGCGCGACGCCCGCGACGGCAGCTGGAGCACGATCAACAAGGGCGGCGCGACCACCGTCCTGAACCGCAAGTACCTGACGATGTACGTCGACCACGGCACCGACCCGGCGAACGCCTCGTACGCCTACCTCCTGCTGCCGGGCGCCACCGCGGCCCGAACGCAGGCCCGGGCGGCGGACGCCCACTGGATGACCGTGCTCGACAACACGGACCACCAGCAGGGGGTGGCCGTCACCTCGCTCGGCTTCACCGGGGTGAACTTCTGGTTCGGCGGAACGGTCGGAACGCTCACCGCGAGCGATCCGTGCTCCGTGATGATCAGTGAGAACGACGACGGCACCGCCGTGATCGCGGTGAGCGATCCGATGCGCATGCGCACGAGCCTCACCCTGACCTGGCGGCGTGCCGTCGCCGCGGTGACGTCCGCGCCGGGCACGCTCGCCTCGGCCACCACCGGTGCCACGCTGACGCTGGGCTTCGGCGACCTCACGGGCACGGCCGGGGCCACCCAGCGGGTCACCGTCAGGCTGGGCTGAGCACCTCCCGCACCCCCTGCGCGAACCGGCCCAGGGACGCCGTGAACGCGGCGACGAAGGCGTCCCTGGCGTCCTCCGGGAGGGCCTGCAGGGACAGGTAGGGGTTCAGGTCCTCCAGTTCGACCAGCAGGAGGCCGCCGTCGCGGGTGCGGCAGGCGTCGACGCGCTGGATGCCGTGGCCGAGGTCGTTCCAGTCGATGAAACGCCGGGCGAACTCCAGGTCGGCGGCGGTGGCCGCATAGGGCTTCAGCTCCCAGCGGCGCGCGGGGTCGGGGGCGTGCAGGGCGTAC
This genomic interval carries:
- a CDS encoding polysaccharide lyase 8 family protein gives rise to the protein LRDGLYADGSFVQHTTVPYTGSYGSVMLGGLGLLFALLAGSSWEVTDPNRQIVFDAVEHAWAPFLHNGLMMDGVAGRAISRGLSAADPQQVQQDDHLRGHPILGSIVLLGQGASAAENARWRALVKGWMQRDHYSPPLADPVLSLPHLARLKGVQDDGSVTALAEPAGHRLFPSMARATHRGSGWAASVSMANKRITYYETGNGENLRGWHTGAGMLYWWGDTFANGQYSDAFWPTVDPYRLPGTTVSRKALADQAGGDWGASMPDVNWVGGATDGHRAAVGQYLKGLQSTLVAKKSWFFLDDTVVCLGAGITCTDGTAVETTVENRNLGPTGGAPFTVDGTVQPASYPWWATLAGAKWAHIGGHGGYVFPGGATVRALRDARDGSWSTINKGGATTVLNRKYLTMYVDHGTDPANASYAYLLLPGATAARTQARAADAHWMTVLDNTDHQQGVAVTSLGFTGVNFWFGGTVGTLTASDPCSVMISENDDGTAVIAVSDPMRMRTSLTLTWRRAVAAVTSAPGTLASATTGATLTLGFGDLTGTAGATQRVTVRLG